One Vigna unguiculata cultivar IT97K-499-35 chromosome 11, ASM411807v1, whole genome shotgun sequence DNA window includes the following coding sequences:
- the LOC114169256 gene encoding cysteine-rich receptor-like protein kinase 10 isoform X8, with amino-acid sequence MIEMQTLCFTFMLLLNFRSFITKAEEEVYLGSNCHNTTQQTLSSEYQSNLDKILAWMPSDAAKSSGYNLTTIGTNNSSVYGLYDCGGGLAGYFCQFCIATAAREAPQLCSNRESAVVWNDYCVIRYSNENFFGKAMTYPTWHTIGTKNISNTSEIQTGEDFVRSMIRKATNETNLLYCKDGFNLSATESRYGVVQCTRDLTNEGCRQCLEDILAEVPTCCEQKIAWFIWSGSCLIRYDDHMFYLLNTEPPSAPAPNTQGESESILYLRTNIKRLPLPLFPKNQPEEMGNTDLPRIPLITIQKSTDNFSEESKLGEGGFGSVYKGTLPDGRQIAVKRLSEFSGQGSEEFNNEVMFIAKLRHRNLVRLLACCSEGNEKILVYEYLPNKSLNFHLFDVEKRKQFDWKLRLSIINGIARGILYLHEDSQLRVIHRDLKASNVLIDHDMNPKISDFGLARAFEIGQNQAKTKRVFGTYGYMAPEYAMGGLFSVKSDVFSFGVLVLEIISGRKNGGLYLSEDLTLLSYAWRIWCEGKCLELMDPMLEKSFISGEVERCIQIGLLCVQEDAKDRPTMSNVAVMIASDTVVLPKPKHPAFSVGRLTSEEVYTSRSCKNLSINDITSSITLPR; translated from the exons ATGATAGAAATGCAAACACTATGCTTTACTTTCATGTTGCTGCTGAATTTCAGATCATTCATTACAAAGGCTGAGGAAGAGGTATACCTGGGAAGTAACTGCCATaacaccacccaacaaacactcAGCAGTGAATACCAAAGCAACCTTGATAAAATCCTGGCCTGGATGCCCTCTGATGCAGCCAAAAGCAGTGGTTATAACCTCACAACCATAGGCACCAACAATAGCTCTGTGTATGGCCTCTATGATTGTGGGGGTGGCTTGGCTGGAtacttttgtcaattttgtaTTGCCACTGCTGCAAGAGAAGCCCCTCAGCTCTGCTCCAATAGGGAGTCTGCTGTGGTGTGGAATGATTACTGCGTTATAAGGTACTCAAATGAAAACTTCTTTGGGAAAGCTATGACATACCCAACATGGCATACTATTGGAACAAAAAACATATCCAACACGTCAGAGATTCAGACAGGTGAGGATTTTGTGAGAAGTATGATCAGAAAAGCAACTAATGAAACTAACCTGTTGTACTGTAAGGATGGCTTCAATTTGAGTGCCACTGAGAGTAGGTATGGCGTGGTGCAATGCACCAGAGATCTCACAAATGAAGGGTGCAGACAGTGTTTGGAGGACATACTAGCTGAAGTTCCCACATGTTGTGAACAAAAAATAGCATGGTTTATTTGGTCTGGAAGTTGTTTGATAAGGTATGATGATCATATGTTCTACCTTCTTAACACCGAACCACCTTCAGCTCCAGCGCCCAATACACAAGGTGAATCTGAATCCATTTTATATTTACGAACAAATATTA AACGGCTTCCTCTACCTTTATTTCCCAAAAATCAACCAGAAGAAATGGGGAACACGGACCTGCCTAGAATCCCATTAATCACAATTCAGAAGAGTACTGACAACTTTTCAGAAGAATCTAAATTAGGGGAAGGTGGATTCGGCTCCGTTTACAAG GGAACTCTGCCTGATGGAAGGCAAATTGCAGTAAAAAGACTCTCAGAATTTTCTGGTCAAGGTTCAGAGGAATTCAATAATGAAGTAATGTTTATAGCTAAACTGAGGCATCGCAACCTTGTAAGACTTTTGGCATGTTGCTCAGAGGGGAATGAAAAGATACTTGTATATGAGTATTTGCCGAATAAAAGTCTCAACTTTCACCTATTTG ATgttgagaaaagaaaacaattcgACTGGAAACTAAGATTAAGTATTATCAATGGAATAGCAAGAGGTATTTTATACCTTCATGAGGACTCACAACTGAGAGTAATTCATAGAGATCTCAAAGCTAGCAATGTTCTAATAGACCATGACATGAATCCCAAAATATCAGATTTTGGACTGGCAAGAGCATTTGAAATAGGTCAGAACCAGGCAAAAACAAAACGAGTATTTGGCACTTA TGGATACATGGCTCCTGAGTATGCTATGGGAGGGCTATTTTCAGTCAAATCTGATGTCTTTAGCTTTGGAGTTCTCGTTCTAGAAATCATTTCTGGGAGAAAGAATGGTGGATTATACCTGTCAGAGGATCTAACTCTTCTTTCATAT GCTTGGAGAATATGGTGTGAAGGAAAATGTTTGGAATTGATGGATCCAATGCTCGAAAAATCCTTCATAAGCGGTGAAGTAGAGAGGTGCATCCAGATTGGTTTGTTGTGTGTTCAAGAAGATGCAAAAGATAGACCAACCATGTCCAATGTTGCTGTAATGATAGCGAGTGACACAGTGGTCCTTCCAAAACCCAAACATCCAGCATTTTCAGTTGGAAGATTGACCTCAGAGGAAGTCTATACATCAAGAAGTTGTAAAAATCTTTCCATTAATGATATAACATCATCTATTACTTTACCGAGGTAA
- the LOC114169256 gene encoding cysteine-rich receptor-like protein kinase 10 isoform X7, with translation MIEMQTLCFTFMLLLNFRSFITKAEEEVYLGSNCHNTTQQTLSSEYQSNLDKILAWMPSDAAKSSGYNLTTIGTNNSSVYGLYDCGGGLAGYFCQFCIATAAREAPQLCSNRESAVVWNDYCVIRYSNENFFGKAMTYPTWHTIGTKNISNTSEIQTGEDFVRSMIRKATNETNLLYCKDGFNLSATESRYGVVQCTRDLTNEGCRQCLEDILAEVPTCCEQKIAWFIWSGSCLIRYDDHMFYLLNTEPPSAPAPNTQEKQGGDNRSKILIISFSVIGPIIVLCFSVYCFWHRKRVREERLPLPLFPKNQPEEMGNTDLPRIPLITIQKSTDNFSEESKLGEGGFGSVYKGTLPDGRQIAVKRLSEFSGQGSEEFNNEVMFIAKLRHRNLVRLLACCSEGNEKILVYEYLPNKSLNFHLFDVEKRKQFDWKLRLSIINGIARGILYLHEDSQLRVIHRDLKASNVLIDHDMNPKISDFGLARAFEIGQNQAKTKRVFGTYGYMAPEYAMGGLFSVKSDVFSFGVLVLEIISGRKNGGLYLSEDLTLLSYAWRIWCEGKCLELMDPMLEKSFISGEVERCIQIGLLCVQEDAKDRPTMSNVAVMIASDTVVLPKPKHPAFSVGRLTSEEVYTSRSCKNLSINDITSSITLPR, from the exons ATGATAGAAATGCAAACACTATGCTTTACTTTCATGTTGCTGCTGAATTTCAGATCATTCATTACAAAGGCTGAGGAAGAGGTATACCTGGGAAGTAACTGCCATaacaccacccaacaaacactcAGCAGTGAATACCAAAGCAACCTTGATAAAATCCTGGCCTGGATGCCCTCTGATGCAGCCAAAAGCAGTGGTTATAACCTCACAACCATAGGCACCAACAATAGCTCTGTGTATGGCCTCTATGATTGTGGGGGTGGCTTGGCTGGAtacttttgtcaattttgtaTTGCCACTGCTGCAAGAGAAGCCCCTCAGCTCTGCTCCAATAGGGAGTCTGCTGTGGTGTGGAATGATTACTGCGTTATAAGGTACTCAAATGAAAACTTCTTTGGGAAAGCTATGACATACCCAACATGGCATACTATTGGAACAAAAAACATATCCAACACGTCAGAGATTCAGACAGGTGAGGATTTTGTGAGAAGTATGATCAGAAAAGCAACTAATGAAACTAACCTGTTGTACTGTAAGGATGGCTTCAATTTGAGTGCCACTGAGAGTAGGTATGGCGTGGTGCAATGCACCAGAGATCTCACAAATGAAGGGTGCAGACAGTGTTTGGAGGACATACTAGCTGAAGTTCCCACATGTTGTGAACAAAAAATAGCATGGTTTATTTGGTCTGGAAGTTGTTTGATAAGGTATGATGATCATATGTTCTACCTTCTTAACACCGAACCACCTTCAGCTCCAGCGCCCAATACACAAG AGAAACAAGGGGGTGATAACAGATCAAAAATATTGATCATTAGCTTCAGTGTGATTGGGCCAATAATTGTACTATGTTTCAGCGTATATTGCTTTTGGCACAGGAAAAGAGTGAGAGAAG AACGGCTTCCTCTACCTTTATTTCCCAAAAATCAACCAGAAGAAATGGGGAACACGGACCTGCCTAGAATCCCATTAATCACAATTCAGAAGAGTACTGACAACTTTTCAGAAGAATCTAAATTAGGGGAAGGTGGATTCGGCTCCGTTTACAAG GGAACTCTGCCTGATGGAAGGCAAATTGCAGTAAAAAGACTCTCAGAATTTTCTGGTCAAGGTTCAGAGGAATTCAATAATGAAGTAATGTTTATAGCTAAACTGAGGCATCGCAACCTTGTAAGACTTTTGGCATGTTGCTCAGAGGGGAATGAAAAGATACTTGTATATGAGTATTTGCCGAATAAAAGTCTCAACTTTCACCTATTTG ATgttgagaaaagaaaacaattcgACTGGAAACTAAGATTAAGTATTATCAATGGAATAGCAAGAGGTATTTTATACCTTCATGAGGACTCACAACTGAGAGTAATTCATAGAGATCTCAAAGCTAGCAATGTTCTAATAGACCATGACATGAATCCCAAAATATCAGATTTTGGACTGGCAAGAGCATTTGAAATAGGTCAGAACCAGGCAAAAACAAAACGAGTATTTGGCACTTA TGGATACATGGCTCCTGAGTATGCTATGGGAGGGCTATTTTCAGTCAAATCTGATGTCTTTAGCTTTGGAGTTCTCGTTCTAGAAATCATTTCTGGGAGAAAGAATGGTGGATTATACCTGTCAGAGGATCTAACTCTTCTTTCATAT GCTTGGAGAATATGGTGTGAAGGAAAATGTTTGGAATTGATGGATCCAATGCTCGAAAAATCCTTCATAAGCGGTGAAGTAGAGAGGTGCATCCAGATTGGTTTGTTGTGTGTTCAAGAAGATGCAAAAGATAGACCAACCATGTCCAATGTTGCTGTAATGATAGCGAGTGACACAGTGGTCCTTCCAAAACCCAAACATCCAGCATTTTCAGTTGGAAGATTGACCTCAGAGGAAGTCTATACATCAAGAAGTTGTAAAAATCTTTCCATTAATGATATAACATCATCTATTACTTTACCGAGGTAA